Part of the Olsenella profusa DSM 13989 genome, CTCGGCGAGGAGCCGTGCGAGCAGGACGTTGGTGCGGGAGACGTCGAGGAAGATCGAGTCGCCGTCGTTGATCTCCATGAAGGCGCGCTTGGCCACGGCAAGCCGTCCGGCCCCGCTGCCCGCGAGGTCAGGGATGTGTTTGGTGGGGAAGGCGTCCTCAAGGGAGCGGGGATCTTGCCTTGTCGTATCGCCGTCGCTGCCGTTGGCGGTCACAGAGCCGTCCAGCCGCACCGCCCCCCCGTACACACGTTGGCACTTGCCTGCCTTTACGAGGGCCTGCAGGTCCTTGCGGATGCTCTCCACGCTCACGTCATAGTGGCTGGCAAGCTCGTCGACGACGACGTGTCCCTCGCGCTCGATGGTGGCGAGTATCTCCGCGCGTCGCTGCCGTTGGAACATGTCTCCTGCGTGCCTCCTGATTGGGTGCTGCTGGGTGATGGGATGATGCCAATCATACCTTTTCCTCCCGTTTTTGACGCAGGATGGCCTCTGGGTCGCTAAGACAGTAAGCGGAATCTGGATTAAGTGGTAGCAATAAAGCGGTAAATGGTAATAAATCTTGTAATCAGTAATAAACAGTAATACTGTGATAGCGCAAGGGGAGTTCGTGTCGTGGCTCCCCGCCCACAGAACTCCCAAGGATGAAGGGAGGATGTCCATGAATGCCATGGCAGAGGTGCTCAAGCGCGAGAACGTCCAGATCGTCGATGCCTGCCAGGACTGGAAGGACGCCGTGCACGTTGCCGTCCAGCCCCTGGTCGACCAGGGGTATGTCACGGCCGGCTACATCGATGGGATCATCTCCAACGCCGAGGAGTATGGCCCCTATTTCGTGATCGCACCCGAGCTCGCGCTCCTTCACGCCCGACCCGAGCAGGGCGTCATCAGGCGTCAGCTTGCGGTCAGCGTGGTGCGCGCCGGCATCGTTTTCAAGGAGGGGGCCCAGCCCGTGCATCTGCTCGTCACCCTTGCGGCGACCGACCCGGATGGTCACATCGAGGCGATGAGGACGCTTGCGACCATGTTCTCCGACCCAGCAAGCATCCGGGCCATCATCGACGCCAAGACGCCCGATGAGATATACGAGCTGTTCACGAGGGACATCTGACCCCACGATTCGCTGGTGCAGACCGTTCCGACGACCTGCGTGCCGTCGAGGCACAAGACCCAAAGATGGGAGAGCACATGCCAGTTCTCGAGTTCATCGTCAACATTCTGTCAACCCCGGCGATTCTCGTCGGCCTGCTGGCCCTTGTGGGCCTGGTGCTGCAGAGGAAGTCCCCCGAGGACGTCATCAAGGGGACACTCAAGACGATCGTCGGCTTCCTCGTCCTGACGGCTGGGTCCAGCTTCCTCCAGTCCGGCTCGCTGCTGGCCTTTGGCGAGGTCTTCAACTACGCATTCAACATGCAGGGGGTCGTGCCCAACAACGAGGCGGTCGTGTCCGACGCCCTCCAGAACTTCGGTACCGACTCCGCCATCATCATGGCCCTTGGCATGATGCTCAACATCGTCATCGCTCGCTTCTCGCGTTGGAACTACATCTTCCTGACCGGACATCACACCCTCTACATGGCGTGCATGCTCGCGGTCATCCTCGGCGGGGCGGGTCACCTCACCGGCTGGATGCTGTGGGTCGCCGGCGGCTGCCTCCTTGGGTTTGCCATGGCCCTCTCTCCGGCCTACTGCCAGGTGACGTTCAGGAAAGTCACCAAGTCCGAGGGCGTGGCGCTCGGTCACTTCGGAGGCGTCGGCTACTGGCTTGCCGGCCGCGTGGGCTCGCTGTTTGCCAACGACCCCAAGCGCAGAAGCACCGAGGAGATGGGGTTTTCCAAGCGGCTCGTCTTCCTGCGTGACACCACCGTGTCCATTGGCATCACGATGGTCGTGTTCTTCCTGGTCGTCACTGGCGTCGCGGTCGCCCGCGGCATCCTAGCGGCCGTGCCGGCCGGAACCACCGCCACCCAGCTCGCCACCGACTACCCTGACTTCCAGTATCTGGGGAACCTCCTCAACATAGGCACCGAGACCAAGACCAACTGGATCGTCTGGGCACTCACTTCCGGACTGTCCTTTGCAGGCGGGGTCTACATCATCCTCTCCGGCGTGCGCCTGATCATCGGCGAGATCGTCCCCGCGTTCAAGGGGATAGCCGACAAGCTCGTCCCCGGCGCCAAGCCTGCCTTGGACTGCCCCGTCGCCTTCACCTATGCCCCCAACGCCGTCATCATCGGCTTCATCGTCTCCTTCCTCGGAGGCCTTGTCGGCCTCTTCGTCCTCGCCGGCATCGATGCCGCGATCGCGCCCGTCGCCCTCATCCTACCCGGCGTCGTACCCCACTTCTTCTGCGGGGCAACGGCCGGCGTCTTCGGCAACGCGGAGGGCGGCATCAAGGGATGCGTCGCCGGTGCCTTTGCCCACGGCCTGCTCATCACCTTCCTGCCTGCCATCTGCATGCCGGTCTTCTCCGCACTCGGATATGTCGGCACGACCTTCTCTGACGCCGACTTCTCTTGGATGGGCATCGTCTTTGGAAACGTGGTGAGCGTTGCTCAAGGCGGCTTCCTGCTCGCCCTCTGTGCCCTCGTCTACCTGGCACCCATCGTCTACAACCTCGCGATCCCCAAGAGGGATGCCGTCGCGGAGTAGCCGAGGTACGGCATGCTGCTCAAGGTTTGCATACGGGGCCGATGGCCTCAGGTATCGGTCCAACCACCCAATCCATGGCAAGGAGGAACAAACAATGCCAGACATCAACAAGATCATGTGTGCGTGCGGATCCGGCCTCGGATCGAGCCTCATCGTCCACATGAACACCGAGGAGGTCCTCAAGGAGCTGGGCGTCAGTGACGTCGAGGTCGTGCACTCTACGATCTCCGACATCCATCCCGGTGCGGCCGACCTCTTTGTGGTCGGTGGTGACCTCGGGGACTTCATCGAGGGCGTCGGTGACGACCAGAAGATCGTACTCAGCAACATCCTCGACAAGGAGGAGCTCAAGACCAAGCTCAAGGAGCGCCTCGACCTCTAGGTCCATTTACTCCTCGAGAATCTCGGGCGGATAGAGCGAGAGCTCCTTCCGCTGTCGGTAGACCACCCTGCATTCGAGCGTCAGGGGGAGCTCGGCGATGCCGGGGACGCTGACCACGTCGGAGTCGACGAGGGAGAGGCTGGCCAATGCGACCTCGTCGCCTCGCTTGCTGCCGCAGATGCCGACGACTCTGCGGTCGAGGTCACCCACGGGGGTTGACGTGAACTCGGGACTTTTGTCGAGAAGGGCGACGGTCGAACGGTGCGTCCTGACATAGGCCACGAAGACGGGCCTGTTCCAGTTGGTGCCGAGCGTGCCCCAACCGATGGTCATGGAGTTGACCTTGTCGCCTGCTTTGTTGGTGAGAAGGACGCCCTTGGGGATTGCCCTGTCGATCTGGTTGGCGTAGTCGCTCACGTTCTCGATATGCTGCTTGCGTACCATGTGTGTGGACCTTTTCGCCATCCGCCGGAACTTTGTCCCCGGATGCGCCCCCATCTTTTGACTTCCAGTTTAGGACTCGGTTATAGATATATGGGTGTGATTGGCCGCGTGCCTCTCGGAGTGGTGATGGCCTGATCCTAGCCGATGCCAAGCAGTTCCTTGAAGAAGCTTACGATGTCGTCCCACCAGGAGCCGCCGTCCGTCTTAGAGGCGTCATCCGGTCCGATGGGCGAAGCCGCCTGGGCGCTGTCGTCTCCCATGGAGAAGTCGGTGTCGGTCCCGTACTGGCCGTCGAAGTCGGAACGGTCGATCGTCTCGGTCGCGAGGGCGCCTGCGCCCGACGCGTCGTAGCTCGTGGAGTAGCTGCCCCTGACCGTGACGGTGACGTCGGACGTACCCCGGACGAGGACGTTGCCTGACGCATCGACTATCGTTACGGCATTGCCATCGCCATCGACCACCTTGCCACCCTCGGCCACGGTGAGGTTGGTGAGCGTCGAGTCGGCCGAGACGACCCATGTGGACGTGCCGTCGACGTCGACGCTGATGGGTGCGTCGCTCGTGCTTGTCGCACTCGCGTTCTCTATGATCGTCGCCGCACCGGTCCATATGCTGCCCTCGGTCAGGTATGCGGTGACGGAGCTGATGGTATCAGCGGAGATGGTGCCCCTCAGCGTCTGTCCGATGCCTGTGAGGGTGACCGTCGCGCCGTTGGAACCGGCCGTTCCCCAGCCGTTGGAATCGTTGCCCTCGGCCTGCAGGAGGTTTGCTGCGCTGGAATCGAAGTCGAGCGTAGTGTTGGACAGGACGATGCTCGCCGTCGTGTTGGTGAGGTAGAACATCGAACCGGAGCTGATGGCGCTCCTGAGCGTGGAGTTCGCCGCCTGGAACGAGGCCGCCTCGCCCGTGGTCGACTCGGCGTCGCCCGAGGTGGACTGATAGATGATGATGCCGTCGGCAATGGGGTCCGAGGCGGTCTTATCGGTGATCGTAGACTCGAGCGTCGAGTTGTTGATCAGAATGGTGTTGAGCCCCTCCATGCCGGCGATCTGGCTGCCCGTCGCGGTTCCCGTGACGTTATTGACCTCGATGTCTCCGGTCGAGTAGAGCAGGGGAGAGCCCGACCCGGCCGTCTGGAGGCTCGAGTCTGTAAGCGAGATGTCACCGCCGCCGCGGTCGGTCGCGACGGAGGCGCTGTGGTCCCCCTGCGTCGAGATGTCCATCTTGTTGGCGACGATCGTGCCCCCATAGGTGGCGTCCAGCCCGCGGGAGTTTCCGGCGCTGGTGGTGATGGCGTCATCGTTCGCGTAGACGGTCGCCCCATCGGTCGCAAAGATGGCATTGGAACCCTCGGAGTTGGCGTTGAGTCTGCTCGAGGATACGTTTATCTGCGAGCCTGTCCCAACGCCCAGCAGGATGGAGTTCAGCCCATAGAAGTTGCAGCTGTCCCCGTTGGTGTCGTCTCCCGACTTGTCCAGGCTCCCGTTCGTGATGGCGAGTATGCCGCCGTTCTGTGCGAGCGCCACGTTCTGGCCGGCATCGGTTGCCGAGGAGGACTCGCCCTCAGAGCTGACGGACTCCCCGTCTGCGGTAAGCACTCCCGAATAGCTGCCGTTGTAGTCGAAGGTCATGGTGTTGGCGCCGCCAGGGCCGCCGGAACCTGCATCGTCACTGGGGGGTGCACCGCCGGGAGCCGTCCCCCCGTTGGGTGCAGGGCTGCTGGAGGTCGTGCCTTGCGAACTGCTTGACGCAGACGACGACGTGTCGCTCTCGGCTGCGAATGCGCCGGTTGGTATCAGTGAAAGCACAAGGGCTCCCGTCACGACTGCCATACCAGCACGCCGGACCAAATCGTTGCAGTCCCTGTTGCTGTTTTTTGTTGTCATGGCTCCCCCCTCGCCGTGGTCGACCCTGGAGGCAGGGCGTGGCCGATGAGGGTCTTGTACCGTTGTCCGGGATCGCCTTAGCGGCTTAAGACTCAGGTAACACCTTCGGGTCACGATGCTGTACGTAAGCTGGAAGGAAGGTGGAAGGGCTAGATGCCCTATCGCTTCATGTCGTGACCCTAGCGTGCCTTGGAGACGACCGTCTCCGTCGAGGTGTGACGGCAGCATGGAAGCGCCTGCGCGTCCGTCACCCCTCGCTCGTGCGCTGGGCAATCTTGAGGTAAGCCTCACACTTCGTGGCATCCATCCGGCATGCCTCCTTGCTACCCTTCGATACGAGCCAACCTCATTGACAGTTCTGCTGTTTGAAAAGCGCGATCATCGACACGGCGCTCGTCCCCTGGCAGGGTGTGGTGGCTTGCGGAACTCGATGGGCTCTCCGAGACCTGCCACCGTTATGACATGAGGCTGTTCGTGGACGGTGCGCGCCTGGCCTACGCGCTCGCCGCAGATGGGAACGACGTGACGCTCGCCGACCTGAGTCGCCTGCCAGATGGCCGCACGATCGTGCGCGTCGCGACCATCTGGGCGATGACGCCCGAGGACGTGGACGCGCTTGTGGCGGCTCTGTGAGGGATGGAAGGCTCCGTCTCGGCCCTTGGCCTTCTGTTGTTTCCAACCCGTTTCGGATGGTAGACTCATAACGGTTTTTTAGCACGTTCAGGGGACGTCCTGCGACCGTTCGGAAGCGGAATCAGTGCTTTTCAAAGAGAAAGAGGGTGTTTCATGAAAGGTTACGCAATGCTCAGGATCGGCGAGTCCGGTTGGATCGAGAAGGAGACGCCCAAGTGCGGCCCGCTCGATGCCATCGTCAAGCCGCTCGCCGTCGCCATCTGTACCTCCGACGTCCACACGCTGTGGGAGGGCGCGCTCGGCGACCGCCACGACATGATCCTCGGCCACGAGGCCTCCGGCGAGGTCGTCGAGGTGGGCTCCGAGGTCAAGGACTTCAAGCCCGGAGACCGCGTGCTCGTTCCCGCCATCACCCCCGACTGGAACTCCCTCGAGGCCCAGGCCGGCTATTCCATGCACTCCGGCGGCATGCTGGCCGGCTGGAAGTTCTCCAACTTCAAGGATGGTGTCTTCTCCGAGTACTTCCACGTCAACGACGCCGACGGCAACCTCGCCCTCATGCCCGAGGGCATGGATCCCGCCGATGCCTGCATCCTCTCCGACATGGTCCCCACCGGCTTTCACGCCGTCGAGCTCGCCGACGTGCAGTTTGGCGACGTCGTCCTCGTCATCGGCATCGGCCCCGTGGGCCTCATGAGCGTCGCCGGCGCGGCCCTGCGCGGCGCCTCCCGCATCATCGCCGTGGGCACGCGTCCCGTCTGCATCGAGGCGGCCAAGGGCTATGGCGCCACCGACTTCGTCTCCTACAAGAACGGGCCCATCGACGAGCAGGTCATGGAGCTCACCGGCGGCAAGGGCGTCGACCGCGTCTGCATCGCGGGCGGAACCGTGGAGACCTTCGAGCCGGCCATCAAGGCCCTCAAGGCTGGCGGCAAGATCGGCAACGTCAACTACCTCGGCTCGGGCGATTACATCAACATCCCACGTGTGGAGTGGGGCGTCGGCATGGGCCACAAGGACATCCGTGGTGGCCTCATGCCCGGCGGCCGCCTGCGCATGGAGAAGCTTGCCAGCCTCGTCTCGTCCGGCCGCCTCGACCTGCACCCCGAGGTCACGCATGCGTTCCACGGCTGGGACCACCTTGAGGAGGCGCTCTTCCTCATGAGGGACAAGCCCGCCGATCTCATCAAGCCGGTCGTCGTGATCGACTAGCTCGTCTCGCCTGTCGGGGGCCATCGCCTCGTGCGGTGGCCCCTTCTTCATGCCGCTCGCGTCCCCAGGGGGTATCGCATAGTGAGGGTCCTTGTCGTCTCGGGATTTTTGGGCGCGGGCAAGACGACGTTCATCCAGGAGCTCGTGCACCGCACGGGCAAGGACGTCGTTATCTACGAGAACGAGTACGGTGAGGCCGATGTCGACGCCAGGCGCCTGAGGGCCGACTCGGACATCAAGGTGTGGGAGTCGGCCGAGAACTGCATCTGCTGCTCGGGTAGGCAGGACTTCGCCACCTCTGTGCTCACGATCTCCAACACGCTCGACCCCGAGTACCTCATCGTGGAGCCTACGGGCGTGGCGCGGCTCGGTCGCGTGATGAAAAACCTCGTGCAGGTGGTCTGGGAGCGCATCGAGCTTCTGGCGCCCGTCACCATCGTGGATGCCGGTGCCTGGGAAGCGCAGCGCAGAAACGCTCCCGAGGTTTTTGACGACCAAGTGGGGAGCGCCGCGACCATCGTCGTTTCGAAGCTTGGCGTCATCGGTGCCGAGCGAGCCGCCATGGGGCTGGCGGCAGAGCTCAACCCAAGTGCGGAGCTTGTGGCCAGCGCCTGGTCCGAGCTGCCGGACGAGTGGTGGGCATCCCTCCTGACGCGAGGCTTAGGCTGTAGCTCCAACGTGGACGCGGGTGCCGGCGGCAAGGAGGACCCCGAGGCCGACGAGCTGGAGACCATGGCGCTCGAACATGCGAGTCTCCCCACGTTGGGTCACCTCGCATGGGTTCTGGACGCCTTGTCAGCCGGCGTCTTCGGACGGCTCGACCGTGCCAAGGGTGCCCTGCCCTGCGGCAATCAGTGGCTGCGCTTCGATTTGGTGGAGCGCGCCTGGGCAATCACGGGGGCGGACGAGGCCGAGGAGGCCCGCTGCGTCTTCATCGGGCGTGACCTCTACCGCAGCGGTCTGCGCGAGGTGTTCGTCCCGGCGCTCTGGCGCGACGATGCCGAGATCCACCACGAGCATCACCATGAGCACGAACAGGGGCATGACCATCGTGGACACCACGAGAAGGAGCGTTGAGCGTCGCTCATTGCCCCTGATGTGCCCGTACGGGTGGGCAGCCGGCTCGGTGCCCTGGCGCCCGTTGCGCAACCTCAACGCAAGCTCCTCCGAATAAATGGTACTGTTTTAATAGGAATTTATCCGCGGCATGCGTAGGCGCTTCATCCTCTGGGTAGAGTAAGTTAAGACAAACAAAACTCGTCCGAGAACGCCCCACGGAAGGAGCCACGGATGAAGCAGCGCACAGAGAGCATGGCCAGCCACGTGCCCACCGCCGACATGGACAAGCTCAGGTTTGTCCTCGAGGTCAAGCGGGCATACAACGAGGGATCCATAACGCTCGAGGAGGGGCGCCGTCGTCTGCGCGAGAGGGTCGACTCCATCAAGCCCTACGAGGTTGCCCTCGCCGAGCAGGAGCTCGAGGAGTTCGAGGAGGGGCAGTGCCAGAAGGAGGACATCCAGGGCATGCTCGACCTCTTCGAGGGGCTCATCGACCGCTCCCGTCCAGATCTGCCGGCAGGCCACCCCATCGCCCGCTACTACGCCGAGAACGACGAGCTCGAGAAGATCTGCCTCTCCATAGAGGACCTCGTCCAGTACCCCGTCATCAAGAACCAGTGGCTCGAGATCTATGACCGCCTGCGCGCGTACAAGCGCCACCTCTCACGCAAGCAGAACCAGCTCTACTCCGTGCTCGAGCGCAAGGGCTTCGACCGCCCCACGACCACAATGTGGACGCTCGACGACTTTGTCTGGGACGAGATCGGCCAAGCACGCGAGCTCCTAGACGACGGCGACGAGGACGCGTTTGTGGCGATGCAGCCGACGCTCGTGGCCGACCTCCGTGACCTCATCTCCAAGGAGGAGAACGTCCTATACCCCACCTCGCTCATCATGCTCAGCGAGGATGAGCTCGCCCAGATGGACTCCGGTGACCGTGAGATCGGCTTTGCGTGGATCGATGCAGGCGAGAAGAGCCCGGAGCCGGCACGTCCTGCTCAGGCTGTCGACACGCCCACCGGCGGCGACCTCTCGCAGGACCTGCTGGCGCTCCTTGGCAGGCATGGCCTGGGCGGTGTGACACCCACGTCCAAGCTCCATGTGGCCGAGGGCTCGCTCACGCTCGAGCAGATCAACCTCATCTACCGGCACATGCCGGTCGACCTGTCCTATGTGGACGAGGACGAGCTCGTGTGTTTCTACACCGACACCAAGCACCGCGTCTTCCCACGCAGCAAGAACGTGATCGGCCGTGAGGTCATGAACTGCCACCCGCGCAAGTCTGCGCAGGTCGTCCGCGAGATCATCGACAAGTTCCGCGCTGGCGAGCAGGACAGGGCCGAGTTCTGGATCAACAAGCCCGACCTGTTCATCTACATCACCTACCTCGCGGTGAGGGACGAGCAGGGAAACTTCCGCGGCATCCTCGAGATGATGCAGGACGGCACGCACATCCGCAGCCTCGAGGGCTCGCGGACGCTGCTCACCTGGAGCGAGGAGGAGCATGGCAAGACGGGGGAGGAGGCACCCGCGCCCGAACCCGAGCCGTCGCCCTCGTCACCCTCCGCGTCCGTCGCCGCCATCAACGGAGACACGAGGCTCCAGGACCTCCTCACAAGTCATCCCTGGCTCAAGCAGGAGCTCCCGAAGGTGAACGGCAAGTTTGCTATGCTCAACTCGCCGCTGGCTCGCGTGGTGATTCCCAAGGCGACGGTAGGGATGATGTCAGAGCGCTCGGGCATGGGCATGGACGAGCTCATCAGTGCCATCGAGACCCTTATCCGGAAGCACGAGGGCAGCTAGGTAGGTGTGCGAGTAGCACGACGACCTTCTGCTCAATGCGACGAGATCCATAGTACAGACACTTTTCCAAAGTAGCTACACTTGATACTACATAGCTACTTATAGATAGAGGAAAGGTGCTGTCATGGGGGACACGCCGAAGCCCGTGGGAGTGCGGGAGGCAAAGAATCGCTTCAGCGAGCTGGCATCTCAGGTGAACGCGTCGGGTCATGCGCTCGTCGTGCTCAGGAACAACCGACCATGGGTGACCATACAGCCCGCAGATGCCGTATGCGCCGAGAGACGCGCACGCTTGGCGCGACTGCGTGCGCTCACTGATGCGATTGACCAGGGTATCGCGACAGAGCCAGAGTGGAATCCCCCACTCTCGGATCGCGACCTTCTGGGTGAGGAGAGGATGAGTCGTCTTGGATAGGGTGCTTCTGAACACCAATATCGTTCTTGACTATCTGAGCGCCCGACGGTGGAATCTCACCTGCAGCTTACCCTGGGAAGAGCCTCTCGAGCACCTGTAGCACGCCATCCTCGTCATTGGAGGGACAGGTTCTGTTCGCGACGGCCTTCACGTCGTCCGTGGCATTGTCCACGGCATAGCCAACGCCGGCATACCTAAGCATCTCGATATCATTGCCGCCGTCCCCAAAGGCGACAACCTGGCTGGCATCGATGCCCCAACGCGTTGCAAGGCGTTCCACCCCCGAGGCCTTGTGGCATCCAGGGATGATGATGTCGATGGAGCCATGTCCGGACGTGGTGGGAACCATAAGGCCGCCAAGCTCCCTGCTGAGCAGGTCGTGATAGGCCATGGTCTTCTCGTTGGGCACCTCGACGAAGAACTTGATGATGGCGTCGTCCACCGCGCGGAAGTCATCGACCCACTCAAGGTGGTGGTACCACGTCCACATGTAGTCGCGCCACGCCTGCGTCACGGCCCCGCGCTCCACGTAGGCGCTCCTCACTCCGCACATGACGCCGCGCGTCTCGTCATGGTGGTGAATCCAATCGATGACCGTCTTGGTGGCCTTGGGATCGACCTCTCCTATGAAGACCACCTCGGGACCATCTTTGACGAAGGAGCCGTTCTCAGCCACAAAGGCCAGCTCCTCGTCATAGCCAGGAAAGAAGTCCCTCAGCAGCCGATATTGGTTTGCCGCTCGCCACCACGAAGTGGCAGCCCACCTCCTGCATGCGGGCAAGGACGGGCCCGAAGCGATGCTCGTCGATCGTGGTGTCGCTTCTACAGAACGTGCCGTCCATGTCGACGGCCACCATCTTGACATTCGGCATGTGCACTCCCCTGCATGAGCCCTTTTTGTCTAGGTTAGCGTATCTGGCACGGTGGGACTTTGATGCAACGCCCTTTGACCTTGAGGAGGGCCATGCTGTGGGCGGGTGTGCGACCCAGCGCGCATGGCTCGCCCGACATGCGTTGGCGGAGGATCGGATGCGAGGCGATGCATCCGGATGATGACAAGAATGTGGGGTTGCCTACCAGAGTAGAAAGAGTTAAGTTACTAAAGGTTAACTATTGTGCCGGAAAGGAGCCGTGGCGCCATCGTCTGCAGGGGAGTGAACATGTCGGGAGCCAAGGGGAACAAGGACGGAACCATAGGACGTATCCTGGTGTTTGCGGGAACAAGGAGGCCACTGGTCATCATCGGATGCATGCTCGTTGCCGTGTCGATGGTGTTCACCATGATGCCCTACGTCTACATCTGGCTGGTGGTGCGCGACCTCGTCTCGGTGGCCCCCGACTGGGGGCGTGCCACCAGCATCGCTGGCTACGGCTGGTCGGCGTTCTGGTTCTCGGTCGTGGGCATCATGGTGTACTTCGCGGGCCTCATGTGCACGCACCTGGCAGCGTTTCGCATGCAGTCCAACGTGCGAAAGATGTGCACTGATCGGCTCATGCACGCCCCTCTCGGCTACTTTGACATGCATGCCTCGGGCCTGCTGCGCCGTCGCATCGACAAGATGAGCGCCAACATCGAGCAGCTCTGCGCACACAACCTCGCCGACATCTCGGGCACCGTGGTGATGTTCGTCGCCACCGTGGTGCTCCTCTTTGCCTATGACTGGCGCATGGGCCTTGCCTGCCTGCTGGCCGTGATCATATCGTTCGCGTGCATCTTCTCCATGATGGGGCCGGACAAGATGCAGTTCATGAGCGTGTACCAGGACGCCCTTGATGACATGAGCCACGCGACCACCGAGTACGTGCGTGGCATCCCCGTGGTGAAGGTATTCCAGCAGACGGCCCACTCCTTCAAGGCGCTCAAGGTCTCCATCGAGAGGTACGGCGATCTTGCCGACAAGTACCAGCGTACGGTCTGCGAGGTTCCCCAGAGCATCAACCTCACCTTCATCGAGGGGGCCTTCGTGTTCTTGCTCCCCGTCGTGATCCTGCTTGCACCCGGCGCGCTTGCTGCGGGCGACCTCGCCGGCCTTGTGACGGACTTCGCGTTCTACGCGATCTTCTCGGCCATCATATCGACGGCGCTCTCCAAGATCATGTTCGCCGGCGGCGGCATGATGCAGGCCAATGACGCCCTCAGGCGCATCGAGGAGGTCTTGGACGCGCCTCAGATGACGGTCGCCGACAACCCCCAGGCGCCCCAAGGCAATGACGTCGAGTTTCGTGACGTGCGCTTCACCTACGAGGGTGCGGGGCACCCCGCCCTCGATGGCGTCTCGTTCAGGGCCCCCGCCGGCTCCACGGTCGCGCTCGTTGGGCCGTCCGGTGGCGGCAAGACCACGGCCGCCAGCCTCGTCCCCCGCTTCTGGGATACCGACTCCGGGTCGGTGCTCGTTGGTGGCGTCGACGTGCGTGAGATGGACCCGCATGTGCTGATGGACAACGTGGCCTTCGTCTTCCAGAACAACCGGCTCTTCAAGTCCTCGATCCTTGATAACGTACGTGCCGCGCGCCCCGACGCGACGCGCGAGGAGATCGGCAAGGCGCTCTCGGCGGCCCAGTGCGACGACATCATCGCCAAGCTCCCCGACGGCGTCGACACGATCATCGGCACGAGGGGAACCTACCTCTCGGGTGGTGAGCAGCAGCGCATCATCCTTGCCCGAGCGATCCTCAAGGACGCCCCCATCGTCGTGCTCGACGAGGCCACGGCCTTTGCCGACCCGGAGAACGAGCGGCTCATCCAGAGGGCCTTCAAGCGCCTGGCACAGGGCCGCACGGTGATCATGGTCGCCCACCGGCTCACGACCGTCGTGGGTGCTGACAAGATCGTGGTCCTCGACCACGGGCATGTGG contains:
- a CDS encoding type II toxin-antitoxin system Phd/YefM family antitoxin, whose protein sequence is MGDTPKPVGVREAKNRFSELASQVNASGHALVVLRNNRPWVTIQPADAVCAERRARLARLRALTDAIDQGIATEPEWNPPLSDRDLLGEERMSRLG
- a CDS encoding HAD hydrolase family protein encodes the protein MAENGSFVKDGPEVVFIGEVDPKATKTVIDWIHHHDETRGVMCGVRSAYVERGAVTQAWRDYMWTWYHHLEWVDDFRAVDDAIIKFFVEVPNEKTMAYHDLLSRELGGLMVPTTSGHGSIDIIIPGCHKASGVERLATRWGIDASQVVAFGDGGNDIEMLRYAGVGYAVDNATDDVKAVANRTCPSNDEDGVLQVLERLFPG
- a CDS encoding HAD hydrolase family protein — translated: MPNVKMVAVDMDGTFCRSDTTIDEHRFGPVLARMQEVGCHFVVASGKPISAAEGLLSWL
- a CDS encoding ABC transporter ATP-binding protein produces the protein MSGAKGNKDGTIGRILVFAGTRRPLVIIGCMLVAVSMVFTMMPYVYIWLVVRDLVSVAPDWGRATSIAGYGWSAFWFSVVGIMVYFAGLMCTHLAAFRMQSNVRKMCTDRLMHAPLGYFDMHASGLLRRRIDKMSANIEQLCAHNLADISGTVVMFVATVVLLFAYDWRMGLACLLAVIISFACIFSMMGPDKMQFMSVYQDALDDMSHATTEYVRGIPVVKVFQQTAHSFKALKVSIERYGDLADKYQRTVCEVPQSINLTFIEGAFVFLLPVVILLAPGALAAGDLAGLVTDFAFYAIFSAIISTALSKIMFAGGGMMQANDALRRIEEVLDAPQMTVADNPQAPQGNDVEFRDVRFTYEGAGHPALDGVSFRAPAGSTVALVGPSGGGKTTAASLVPRFWDTDSGSVLVGGVDVREMDPHVLMDNVAFVFQNNRLFKSSILDNVRAARPDATREEIGKALSAAQCDDIIAKLPDGVDTIIGTRGTYLSGGEQQRIILARAILKDAPIVVLDEATAFADPENERLIQRAFKRLAQGRTVIMVAHRLTTVVGADKIVVLDHGHVVEQGSHEGLVASGGLYARMWADYQTAVSWKISKGVA